The proteins below are encoded in one region of candidate division WOR-3 bacterium:
- a CDS encoding HIT domain-containing protein: protein MSECIFCQIVAGRAPARKVYEDEHTLAFLDLHPISRGHCLVIPKKHVEWFTDIEPEDGIAGPFLKTCYVIARKLKHTFDCEYVTMLIRGTRVPHLHMLFIPSIKGEENLLDKTLAMHHFAQVRMKPPFSEAELDEIAEKIRNTQD from the coding sequence ATGTCTGAGTGCATATTCTGCCAAATCGTGGCCGGCCGGGCGCCGGCCCGGAAGGTCTACGAGGACGAGCACACGCTCGCCTTCCTCGACCTCCACCCCATCTCCCGTGGTCACTGCCTCGTCATTCCGAAGAAACATGTGGAGTGGTTCACGGACATTGAACCCGAGGACGGCATTGCCGGCCCGTTCCTCAAGACCTGCTACGTGATTGCGCGCAAGCTCAAGCACACTTTCGACTGCGAGTATGTCACCATGCTCATTCGCGGCACCCGGGTCCCGCACCTGCACATGCTCTTCATCCCCAGCATCAAGGGTGAAGAGAACCTGCTCGACAAGACTCTGGCCATGCACCACTTCGCACAAGTTCGCATGAAGCCGCCGTTCAGCGAGGCCGAATTGGACGAGATCGCTGAGAAGATAAGGAACACCCAAGACTAA
- a CDS encoding Zn-ribbon domain-containing OB-fold protein produces the protein MALKERLSLPAEAKTWPGELPVQSLYTAGAAGDRFFKTLKEKGQFQGAVCTACNEVYVPPKLYCEKCMAKLDDWVKVGPTGIVESWTELHVGLDGKPLEKPQFIGLIRLDGATTSIVHRLTEKPCCIGMEVAAVLKPTAKREGAITDILHFEPK, from the coding sequence ATGGCACTCAAAGAACGACTCTCCCTGCCCGCTGAAGCCAAGACCTGGCCCGGCGAACTCCCGGTCCAGAGCCTCTACACTGCCGGCGCTGCCGGCGACCGGTTCTTCAAGACCCTGAAGGAGAAGGGTCAATTCCAGGGCGCGGTGTGCACGGCCTGCAATGAGGTCTATGTGCCGCCCAAGCTCTACTGCGAGAAGTGCATGGCCAAGCTTGACGACTGGGTCAAAGTCGGACCGACCGGGATCGTCGAGTCTTGGACCGAGCTCCACGTTGGCCTGGACGGCAAGCCGCTCGAGAAGCCCCAGTTCATCGGGCTCATCCGGCTCGACGGTGCAACCACAAGCATCGTTCACCGGCTGACCGAGAAGCCCTGCTGTATCGGGATGGAGGTAGCCGCGGTACTCAAGCCCACGGCCAAGCGCGAAGGCGCCATCACCGACATCCTCCACTTCGAGCCCAAGTAG
- a CDS encoding Zn-ribbon domain-containing OB-fold protein, with protein sequence MAKSKVQSLKSKVHGPRPVPDAPPYGPIATGLSDDDFKHGKVCTTRWTHDAKYAWDRGVAIGKYLAGLKRGKILAVTCGSCNRTMVPPRAFCEWCFKPIDGWTEIKDTGVINTFSLCYVTWDVKRITEPLIPAVIEIDGASKGMGIMHLLGEVDPKQVKRGMKVKAVWKPAEEREGAITDILYWKPV encoded by the coding sequence ATGGCAAAGTCCAAAGTCCAGAGTCTGAAGTCCAAAGTCCATGGTCCGCGTCCCGTTCCCGACGCTCCTCCATACGGCCCGATTGCCACCGGCCTGTCCGACGACGACTTCAAGCATGGCAAAGTCTGCACGACGCGCTGGACCCACGACGCGAAGTACGCGTGGGACCGCGGGGTCGCCATCGGCAAGTACCTTGCCGGTCTGAAAAGGGGCAAGATACTCGCGGTGACGTGCGGTTCGTGCAACCGAACCATGGTTCCGCCCCGTGCGTTCTGCGAGTGGTGCTTCAAGCCCATTGACGGCTGGACCGAAATCAAGGACACCGGCGTCATCAACACCTTCTCTCTATGCTACGTCACTTGGGACGTCAAGCGCATCACCGAACCGCTCATCCCGGCAGTCATCGAGATAGACGGCGCGTCCAAAGGCATGGGCATCATGCACCTCTTGGGCGAAGTGGACCCCAAGCAGGTCAAGCGAGGTATGAAGGTCAAGGCAGTATGGAAGCCGGCTGAAGAGCGCGAAGGCGCCATCACCGACATCCTCTACTGGAAACCGGTGTAA
- the buk gene encoding butyrate kinase: MRDTTSMRLRGPRLEHRTNERRDSIPILIRYSHVFPALFCLGGGARIRLLLSGPPFELWCRARGLTCLGSGDRLKDMLILAINPGGGSTKVAIFDGPKTALSETVEHPPNQLVRFGHVLDQYEMRKSAVLSVLDQHKFDRTRLQAIATRGGPLRPLPGGVYRITPRVAADIRHGEYQTLHASLLGPLIGFELSRELGIPAYFVDPESTDEFRDIARVSGFKGIHRVAISHALSCRTVAQAAAKKLKKPYQKCRLVIAHLGTGITVAAHVGGKQVDANNANDDGPFSPQRAGSLPLSGIVRACYSGKYTEAAILSLFNNKGGLVSYLATDDIRRVEKAVAGGNKSAELVYRALVYQVAKEIGAYVVACEGTPDAIVLTGGLTLSERFVTDLKKWLAPLKLKLFVFPGEEEMSALASRLIAVLSGKEKELSYDKETALRG, translated from the coding sequence ATGAGGGACACCACCTCGATGCGGCTGCGCGGGCCGCGCCTGGAGCATCGCACAAACGAGCGCCGCGACAGCATCCCTATCCTCATTCGGTACAGCCACGTTTTCCCGGCCCTCTTTTGTCTTGGCGGTGGAGCTCGAATCCGTCTATTGCTTTCGGGGCCTCCGTTTGAGCTCTGGTGCCGGGCACGCGGTTTGACTTGCCTAGGCAGCGGCGATAGACTGAAGGACATGCTGATTCTGGCCATCAACCCGGGCGGCGGGTCCACGAAAGTGGCGATCTTCGACGGCCCGAAGACAGCCCTTTCCGAGACCGTCGAGCACCCACCCAACCAGCTCGTCCGGTTCGGCCATGTGCTTGACCAGTACGAGATGCGCAAGTCCGCCGTTCTATCGGTTCTCGACCAGCACAAGTTCGACCGGACCAGGTTGCAGGCAATCGCCACGCGCGGCGGTCCTCTCCGGCCGCTTCCGGGTGGAGTTTACCGGATAACGCCGCGGGTAGCCGCTGACATCCGCCACGGGGAGTACCAGACGTTGCACGCATCTCTCCTCGGCCCGCTCATCGGGTTCGAGCTCTCCCGGGAGCTTGGTATCCCCGCGTACTTCGTAGACCCGGAGTCCACCGACGAATTCCGCGATATCGCGCGAGTCTCCGGATTCAAAGGCATCCACCGGGTAGCGATATCGCATGCCCTGAGCTGCCGCACCGTGGCGCAGGCGGCGGCGAAGAAACTGAAGAAACCGTACCAGAAATGCCGACTGGTGATCGCTCACCTCGGCACGGGCATCACCGTGGCCGCTCATGTCGGCGGCAAGCAGGTCGACGCCAACAACGCGAACGACGACGGTCCGTTCTCCCCGCAGCGGGCGGGGTCACTTCCCCTGTCCGGAATCGTCCGCGCCTGCTACTCCGGCAAGTACACCGAGGCAGCCATCCTGAGCCTGTTCAACAACAAGGGCGGGCTGGTATCCTATCTCGCGACCGACGACATCCGCCGGGTCGAAAAGGCGGTTGCCGGCGGCAACAAGTCAGCCGAACTGGTCTACCGGGCCCTCGTCTACCAGGTCGCGAAAGAGATCGGCGCCTACGTCGTTGCCTGCGAAGGCACGCCCGACGCGATAGTCCTGACCGGTGGCCTGACTCTCTCGGAGCGGTTTGTCACCGACCTCAAGAAGTGGCTTGCCCCACTCAAACTCAAGCTGTTCGTGTTTCCGGGCGAGGAGGAGATGTCGGCGCTGGCCTCCCGCCTTATCGCTGTCCTATCCGGCAAAGAAAAGGAACTAAGCTATGACAAGGAAACTGCTCTCCGGGGATGA
- a CDS encoding GxxExxY protein, producing the protein MEFDALSSRIISSALKVHKELGPGFLESIYHNALLFQLRVDGMRADSEKEICVSYAGTEVGLHRLDLVVDNTIVVELKAAQDFQDSHMAQVISYLKAFHLKTGLLLNFGRSKLGIKRVVL; encoded by the coding sequence TTGGAGTTTGATGCACTGTCGAGTCGGATAATCAGCTCCGCACTGAAGGTCCACAAGGAGTTGGGTCCCGGGTTCCTGGAGTCCATCTATCACAATGCCCTGCTGTTCCAGCTACGGGTTGACGGCATGCGGGCCGATTCCGAGAAGGAGATATGCGTGAGCTACGCCGGGACCGAAGTGGGCCTTCATCGCCTTGATCTCGTCGTCGACAACACTATCGTCGTCGAACTCAAGGCTGCCCAGGATTTCCAGGATAGCCACATGGCGCAGGTCATCTCGTATCTCAAGGCTTTCCATCTGAAGACCGGATTGCTGCTGAACTTCGGTAGGTCGAAGCTCGGAATCAAGAGAGTGGTCCTGTGA
- the iorA gene encoding indolepyruvate ferredoxin oxidoreductase subunit alpha, translated as MTRKLLSGDEAVARGAWEAGCRVAAAYPGTPSTEILEAISTYKDIYSEWSTNEKVALEVALGASISGARALAAMKHVGLNVAADPFFSAAYIGALGGFVIVTADDPGLHSSQNEQDNRFYGLMARVPVLCPSNSQECRDYTMRAFAISEEFDLPVLIRLTTRVAHSSGIVEVGERTEVPLKPYEKKVTKNAILPAFAKVRHVDLEKRIDRVAALSLQDEFNRIEPGSVDLGIISDGVCYHYAREVYPDASFLKLGMVWPFPGETVRRFAATVKELLVVEEVDPFIELQVRALGLKVTGKDRLPRTNEMSQRALRLSMGLPAEKAEPETGVTARPPALCPGCPHTGIYFALQNQKAFIGGDIGCYTLGVMPPHSGMDTCVDMGASITVAHGTDKALGATDQRPHVAIIGDSTFFHSGVTGLINTVYNKSNVITIISDNRTTGMTGHQNHPGTGQTLMGSFGTIIKPEEIAKACGVKTVVVVDPYKVKETRKVVRELLAKKEPAVIVNRRACALHIRLHNPPFKVDPEKCDGCKTCIRLGCPALSFDNGKAHITATTCVGCGMCADVCPEGAISASPKSNVQSPKSSAGSPS; from the coding sequence ATGACAAGGAAACTGCTCTCCGGGGATGAAGCCGTAGCCCGGGGAGCCTGGGAGGCAGGGTGCCGCGTGGCTGCCGCCTACCCAGGCACACCATCGACCGAAATCCTCGAAGCCATCTCGACCTACAAAGATATCTACTCCGAGTGGTCGACCAACGAGAAGGTGGCGCTCGAAGTCGCGCTCGGCGCCTCGATATCCGGGGCGCGGGCTCTGGCAGCGATGAAGCATGTCGGCCTGAACGTTGCCGCGGACCCGTTCTTCTCCGCCGCCTACATCGGCGCGCTCGGCGGCTTCGTGATCGTGACGGCCGATGACCCGGGCCTGCACTCCTCGCAGAACGAGCAGGACAACCGCTTCTACGGTCTCATGGCCAGGGTGCCGGTCCTCTGCCCGTCGAACAGCCAGGAGTGCCGCGACTACACCATGCGGGCCTTTGCCATCTCCGAGGAGTTCGACCTGCCGGTCCTCATCCGCCTCACCACCCGCGTCGCCCACTCCAGCGGCATCGTCGAGGTTGGCGAGCGGACCGAAGTTCCGCTCAAGCCCTACGAGAAGAAAGTGACCAAGAACGCTATCCTGCCCGCGTTCGCCAAAGTCAGGCACGTCGACCTGGAGAAGCGCATCGACCGGGTCGCCGCTCTCAGCCTGCAGGATGAGTTCAACCGCATCGAACCGGGCAGCGTTGACCTGGGAATCATAAGCGATGGTGTCTGCTACCATTATGCGCGTGAGGTCTACCCCGACGCCTCATTCCTGAAACTGGGTATGGTCTGGCCGTTCCCCGGTGAGACCGTGCGCCGGTTCGCCGCCACAGTCAAGGAACTGCTCGTGGTCGAGGAAGTCGACCCTTTCATCGAACTGCAGGTCAGGGCGCTCGGGCTCAAGGTGACAGGAAAAGACCGGTTGCCGCGCACCAACGAAATGAGCCAACGGGCGCTGCGCCTGAGCATGGGTCTGCCTGCGGAGAAAGCCGAACCGGAAACCGGCGTGACCGCCCGGCCCCCGGCGCTCTGCCCCGGCTGCCCGCACACCGGCATCTACTTCGCCCTGCAGAATCAGAAAGCCTTCATCGGCGGCGACATCGGCTGCTACACGCTCGGGGTGATGCCGCCGCACTCGGGCATGGACACCTGCGTCGACATGGGCGCGTCCATCACCGTCGCCCACGGGACCGACAAAGCGCTCGGTGCCACCGACCAGCGGCCGCACGTCGCCATCATCGGCGACTCAACTTTCTTCCACTCCGGCGTCACCGGTCTCATCAACACCGTCTACAACAAGTCGAACGTCATCACCATCATCAGTGACAACCGCACCACCGGCATGACCGGACACCAGAACCACCCCGGCACCGGACAGACCCTGATGGGCAGCTTCGGGACCATCATCAAACCCGAGGAGATCGCCAAGGCCTGCGGAGTCAAGACCGTGGTCGTTGTCGACCCCTACAAAGTAAAGGAAACGCGCAAGGTCGTGCGCGAACTGCTCGCCAAGAAAGAACCGGCGGTGATTGTCAACCGCCGCGCCTGCGCCCTGCACATCCGGCTCCACAACCCGCCGTTCAAAGTGGACCCGGAGAAGTGCGACGGCTGCAAGACTTGCATCCGGCTCGGCTGCCCGGCCCTGTCATTCGATAACGGCAAGGCCCACATCACCGCGACCACCTGCGTCGGCTGCGGCATGTGCGCCGACGTCTGCCCCGAAGGAGCCATCTCCGCAAGTCCCAAGTCCAATGTCCAAAGTCCAAAGTCCTCTGCTGGGAGTCCCTCATGA
- a CDS encoding thiolase domain-containing protein, with translation MGNRVAIVGVGMTKFVRRALETGKELSWLASKMALDSCGMTMNQIDSVVMGTAPDTFDGVHMKGEYLSDGAGGFGKPYMRGFVGGGTGVFSVAQGWYHVASGMFDTCLVVCEEKMSTFQPHAQAAFVTIFDHIIERPLKPNLLWIFALEMNRYMTTYGLRKEDIARVAVKNKTNALYHPCAQIAAPVTVEDVLNSEVLAWPVQRLDVSPVSDGAVAVILANESVARRVTDKPVWVEGCGWALDTAYWTNRDLCYPRYVEEAARMAYKMAGVTDPRHQIHVAEPYDPFDYKELHHMEGLMLCGRGEAPQLTADGVTARDGELPVCPSGGLLGVGNPIAAAGLMKIAELFWQLRGEAGKRQIARKAKRGVAQAWGDLMQVGTVVVLGV, from the coding sequence ATGGGAAACAGAGTAGCGATAGTCGGCGTAGGGATGACCAAGTTCGTCCGCCGCGCGCTTGAGACGGGTAAGGAGCTTTCCTGGCTCGCCTCCAAAATGGCGCTCGATTCCTGCGGCATGACCATGAACCAGATCGACTCAGTGGTAATGGGTACGGCGCCCGACACGTTTGATGGCGTCCACATGAAGGGTGAGTACCTGTCAGACGGAGCCGGCGGGTTCGGCAAGCCGTACATGCGCGGTTTCGTCGGCGGCGGGACCGGCGTCTTCTCAGTTGCCCAGGGCTGGTACCATGTGGCATCCGGGATGTTCGACACCTGCCTCGTGGTCTGTGAGGAGAAGATGTCAACGTTCCAGCCGCACGCGCAGGCCGCGTTCGTCACCATCTTTGACCACATCATTGAACGGCCACTCAAGCCGAATCTCCTCTGGATCTTCGCGCTGGAGATGAACCGCTATATGACCACCTACGGGCTCCGCAAAGAGGACATCGCCAGGGTCGCAGTGAAGAACAAGACCAACGCGCTCTACCACCCCTGCGCGCAGATTGCCGCACCGGTCACGGTCGAGGACGTGCTCAATTCCGAAGTCCTGGCCTGGCCGGTGCAGCGGTTGGACGTGAGCCCGGTCTCTGATGGCGCGGTTGCGGTGATCCTGGCCAACGAGAGCGTGGCCCGCCGCGTGACCGACAAGCCGGTCTGGGTCGAGGGCTGCGGCTGGGCGCTCGACACGGCATACTGGACCAACCGCGACCTCTGCTATCCGCGGTATGTGGAAGAAGCGGCACGCATGGCCTACAAGATGGCCGGCGTCACCGACCCGCGGCACCAGATCCACGTGGCCGAGCCCTACGACCCGTTCGACTACAAGGAGCTCCACCACATGGAAGGCCTGATGCTGTGCGGTCGCGGCGAGGCGCCACAGCTGACTGCTGACGGCGTCACCGCCCGCGACGGCGAGCTGCCGGTCTGCCCGTCGGGAGGTCTCCTCGGCGTTGGCAACCCGATTGCGGCCGCCGGGCTGATGAAGATCGCCGAACTCTTCTGGCAGTTGCGTGGCGAAGCCGGCAAGCGGCAGATCGCCCGCAAAGCCAAGCGTGGCGTCGCCCAGGCTTGGGGCGACCTGATGCAGGTGGGCACGGTCGTGGTGCTCGGAGTCTAG
- a CDS encoding class I SAM-dependent methyltransferase — MRNPSLSPFRVFRAFVASGSWPNRNWELPARNPASELGRWGDEEFVRVWDSQPTNPLKAEQLDVLAEVIKENWRRGARILDLGCGTGKTEAVILERLPVARFVCVDRSEVMLGFARERLQGYGSQCRFVKSDLDRLQATGVPGSPFRFIVAVDSVHELTDAAKARLFRFCRRHLTNDGLLLILDRIALDRAGFGRQLRSVLSRLQHLHGVRSGQFSDQFIDPRSPDHEHPLALEPYFRLLRRAGLNPALLHLHLHKALIAAKP, encoded by the coding sequence ATTCGAAATCCATCACTGTCCCCGTTTCGTGTCTTTCGTGCTTTCGTGGCTTCAGGGTCCTGGCCGAATAGGAATTGGGAGTTGCCGGCTAGAAATCCTGCCTCCGAGCTTGGCCGCTGGGGCGACGAGGAATTCGTCCGCGTCTGGGACAGCCAGCCGACGAATCCGCTCAAGGCTGAGCAGCTCGACGTACTCGCGGAGGTCATCAAGGAGAACTGGCGTCGCGGCGCCCGCATCCTCGACCTCGGCTGCGGGACAGGAAAGACTGAAGCCGTGATACTGGAACGGCTTCCGGTCGCGCGGTTCGTCTGTGTAGACCGTTCAGAAGTGATGCTCGGCTTTGCCCGGGAACGGCTGCAAGGGTACGGGTCGCAGTGTCGCTTCGTCAAGTCTGACCTCGACCGGCTGCAAGCAACTGGGGTGCCGGGCTCGCCATTTCGGTTCATCGTCGCTGTGGACTCTGTCCATGAACTGACCGATGCTGCCAAGGCTCGGCTCTTCAGGTTCTGCCGACGGCATCTTACCAATGACGGGCTGCTTCTCATACTGGACCGGATCGCGCTAGACCGGGCCGGGTTCGGCCGGCAACTGCGGAGCGTTCTTAGTCGGCTCCAGCACCTTCACGGCGTCCGCTCCGGCCAGTTCTCCGACCAGTTCATTGACCCGCGCAGCCCGGACCACGAGCATCCGCTCGCGCTCGAACCCTACTTCCGGCTGCTTCGCCGCGCCGGCCTCAATCCTGCCCTGCTGCATCTCCACTTGCACAAAGCTCTCATCGCGGCGAAACCATAG
- a CDS encoding indolepyruvate oxidoreductase subunit beta, producing MNILVCGVGGQGVLLFSDIISNLALRNGLDVKKSEVHGLAQRGGSVTSHIRFGPKVYSPLIEEGTADAVVAFERLEALRYVHFLCPSGRLFYDSHRIDPLPVSIGTAERVPDDQIEARLAARAPRRQMVPAFKTALELGNVRVQNTVMLGAVSSCLGFPDESIKQSLTELVKPAARELNLKAFAVGQAISACP from the coding sequence ATGAACATCCTTGTCTGCGGCGTGGGCGGCCAGGGAGTGCTGCTCTTCTCCGACATCATCTCCAACCTCGCGCTCCGGAACGGCCTGGACGTCAAGAAGTCGGAAGTGCACGGACTGGCCCAGCGCGGCGGCAGCGTGACCAGCCACATCCGCTTCGGCCCCAAGGTCTATTCGCCGCTCATCGAAGAAGGTACGGCCGACGCGGTGGTGGCTTTCGAGAGGCTCGAGGCGCTCCGCTACGTCCACTTCCTGTGTCCGTCCGGACGCCTCTTCTACGACTCGCACCGCATCGACCCGCTCCCGGTCTCAATCGGCACGGCGGAAAGAGTGCCTGACGACCAGATCGAGGCCCGCCTCGCGGCCCGCGCGCCCCGACGGCAGATGGTGCCGGCCTTCAAGACCGCTCTCGAACTGGGCAACGTCCGGGTACAGAATACGGTGATGCTCGGGGCGGTCTCAAGCTGCCTCGGCTTCCCGGACGAGTCTATCAAACAGTCCCTGACCGAGTTGGTGAAGCCGGCGGCCCGGGAGCTCAACCTCAAGGCCTTCGCGGTCGGCCAAGCCATCTCCGCCTGCCCCTAG